The Balneolaceae bacterium genomic interval CGTAAAACTGTGGTAATTATAGGCGGCGGTTTTGGTGGAATTGCGGCGGCAAAATCGCTCAGGAAGAGTACATACAATGTGATTTTGATTGATAAAAAGAATCACCATCTTTTCCAACCTCTCCTTTACCAGGTTGCAACAGCAGCTCTCTCACCGGGTGATATTGCCATGCCAATTCGCGGTATTTTTGGGAATTACAACAATATCCGAACGGTGATGGACAAAGTTGTAGATATTGATAAAAACTCTAAAATCGTCCAGCTCGAATACGGAGATTCCCAAAAGTTTGACCACCTTATTTTAGCACCCGGAGCCCAATACAACTACTTTGGCAATGATGACTGGGCAGAACATGCTCCCGGCTTGAAAACACT includes:
- a CDS encoding FAD-dependent oxidoreductase, which encodes MESTRKTVVIIGGGFGGIAAAKSLRKSTYNVILIDKKNHHLFQPLLYQVATAALSPGDIAMPIRGIFGNYNNIRTVMDKVVDIDKNSKIVQLEYGDSQKFDHLILAPGAQYNYFGNDDWAEHAPGLKTLGNALEIRERILVSLEKADQISDKEKRKPYLRMCVIGAGPTEIEQPGHRRDRKTKYDERF